Genomic DNA from Cydia strobilella chromosome 19, ilCydStro3.1, whole genome shotgun sequence:
aCACATATTTACGAGTACGGTAATTACGGCACGAGTAAAGCAGTGTGTGCGATTGaaaagtcattatatgtattaaaaaaaaagatatctaatattgatacgattttaacaccccctggcactgactaaaataccgacttggtttcacattacatctcaaaacttttttgtagtagaagaattgcgttgcgagacttgcatctttttacatgtaatgtttttgatgggatttcatccctttttgtaggcagtccttcttttcgtgtactcatacccataccatactcaaactatgtatacacatatcataattatacacatcttcattcatacgCACATCGTACAACGTAACCTACCTCatacttaacctactaattgtagtaactgcaaacgtaactttgttatcgcatatatttatataggaacaaacttacttgtgcagttattaaatctttaaaacgtgactgatattgcagtatttttaagtttttgttggcttaatacgctaaaaactaattacgtttcaaatttggagcttgtgggtcttctagaagtaccttagaattatgatgatcgtgagtgagtgtgtcagtgacaaaactaaggaactttgacatgcaatcattcttaaactacatgttattgagaatatatctaaatcatgttatgctctatacgttactgaaaattcagggttctagcttaaaCTATGACAAAATTACAGAACGTTggaaatggcctgagtggcttcgagaaaaggatggtacggccgtgcctctttgttttgctcgacttggcgggggcactaccgtgcccccaggtAAAAGATAAATGtgctatttttaattatttctacaTAGAATCatatgctctttctatattaatctttttttttatttgtagcaATCGTTCCCTTCCCGTCTATTATTAAAcgaagaaataaaagaaaattttaaatttttgagcACCcaaagaaatgaaaaaaccTTAAACTTACTTAAAACTTTCGGTTTCTTTTAGAACCGTCCCAATATAACTAGAAAAGAAAAACCATTAAcgaaaggttaactggaagagatcatagttttatttcatggaagAGATCCATTAAAGGGATAGGTTCGCCTTTGTAATTAGTTTTTCCTAATTGTAAGTTACTTTTGTTATGTGTACAATAAGGAGTGtaggtactactactactactaccattaagtataagttatttaaattgaaaacaaattatttataaagaTTATCCAGATATCTAGGAGCAGTACTTGAAGTATTTTAATTACTAAGTGGTTTAACATACCATGTAAGAATTTCTGAAGATCTCTTCAATTCTGAACGAGCTTGAATTAGGGTCAACGAACTTTAATGTAGTGATTCTCTTTCCTTCGTATAATTTTGTCGATATGGCTTGACGACTGAAAATATAGGAAAACATTTAAATACTCGTACTTAACAAAGTATTACATCTATGAATTTCTCGGAACGtgtgaaatatcatttgatatttactactcGGTGTAGAATAAGTTTAAGACCTACACTCCACTTGGACGTAGTGCATGCAGGGGGGCgtggcgtgcggcgtgcatgttaaacaaatgcaaacgtataggagcggccttagtgcacgctgctcaaatcacttgtgagcccgacgccacgctgcacgccccgccaaacgctccgcttcgagcgtccactcaggccttacaccaGGGTGAGTGAGCCAGACTAATCCCAATAGGCTTAataacttatatatatataggtatatacatgaGTACAATTATTTTTCGTTCATAAAAATACAGTTCCTCGATTAAAATTACAGTTGCAGACTTTTAAACATTAAAGTCTAAAAGGCGCATTACgtactttttctttaaaattagtGAAGTATTtaaattggtaaataaataatatttcattcagGAATATTAAAAAACTTACTAAAAGGTAAACAAATCTTGATTTCCAGTCAACACTTCTATTCTGCTATGAATTAAATCCGGAGACATTCCTCTGTATTTgtaaaatttattgattttactTTTGACTTTCTCTCGAGATCCTTTAGCCATTATAAGCATCTTGACTATAACTTCAGAATCTGAGAAttcaaataaacataaattgaaataatttgaaAACGTCGCCCTTGATTCAAAAAGTCCTGCATTTGCCCAACTATCCGAAAGTCTACATAATTATGCACCGTCGGCAACGCGCTTACTAGTATTATAGATTGAGTTGCAAGCTTCGTAAGTTACAGTATCCGCTTACCATTCTGATGGACTGTATTCTCGTTTACCACTATTGCAGTATAAAAAGCGCCAAGAGAACTTATCCCAACCAATCATGATTTGGACCGTAAAATCACCCAAATACATAGTCCAAAATCTCCGAgctatggtccaaaattaactcAAATATATTAGCTATATTCGTTATAAGAAGCTGGTATCCTAGCGGTGCGACTTTCAATttgaaggtcgcgggttcaaaccccggctcgtaccaatgagtttttggaATTTATGCACGAAGTATCATTCGATATTTATTTAccattcgcttttcggtgaaggaaaacatcgagaggaaaccggactaatcccgataaggcctagtttaccctctgggttagaaggtcagatggcagtcgcttttgtaaaaactagtgcctacgccaattcttgggattagttgtcaaacggaccccaggctctcatgagccgtcgctataatgccgggataacgcgaggaagaagacaGAGATCTGATGCGAAATATTTCCATAATAAATTACAGAAGAAACAACCAAGaaaatacttactaaaaacatcgagtgacgaaatcccatcctttaaaaaaaagataaaagaaaaacacgTAATTGAACTTATATGTATGGACCTTGGTTGTAGTATTGGATTGGTTGGtggtgggtggttttacggtactcaaaatatttttgaaaatccCAGTAACCCAGATTTCATCATATAGTCAGAGTATATTCGAAGTTTTACACCGTCATCGGTAACTCAATGAGGGCAGCCCTACCCCCGACAAGTTCATAAAAGATATGTCTTAAAAAGCTTAGGTACTAGGTAACTTACTGATAAAGTATATCTTACCTATTCCTGCTTCAACCAGATGCGGTTGCCTCTGAAACCAGTCCCTGATTGCTTCGACGTCCTCTTTTATACCGCTTTCAGTAAAACCGAATTCTTTTAGCACTATTTTTCTTTCCTCGTCGCTGTATGGAAATATACTTATTTGTTCCATctgaaaaaaatgcaaaaatctGAGTGTTTTGTAAACCCtaagtgtattttatttatttatataatatgctTAAATACCAAGTTTTGAGTTCGTGTATAGAATGTTTGTAAGTACGTTTCTACCAGATTTCAATTTGTttgaaatgttgaaaaaaaaccgtccaagtgcgagtgggactcgcgcacgaaaggttccgtactattacgcaaaaaacagcaaaaaatcacgtttgttgtatgggagccccacttaaatatttattgtatcctgtttttagtatttgttgttatagcggcaacagaaatacatcatctgtgaaaatttcaacagacagacagacggacagacagacagacaaaaagacggacagtggagcttagtaacagggtcccatatatataccctttgggtacggaaccgtataaattaaatttcagtAAAACAGTTAACAAAACTGAACATTGTTAGTGGCAGTGGTCTAATGGTAgaagttaaataaaatggaacttaaAAAGTTCCATACTACATTTTTGCCAtgttaagcattttacgtcaaaaatgtgacagttacgtaggaagtggcgccctcaataattttctacaatttattGTCGGACTAgttgtttaatgtttaaaatactATGCTTTATGTTAAAACAGATAAGCGATGAATAAATGCCTACTTATTTCAATAACACTATATTTAATTTTCGCACTATTTATAATTCGGCTCATTGATTTGTTATCCTGTTTTTCCTAAATTGTTTACAATGTAGCTAGATTTAGGATACTTTATTATATCTTGATCTTGATGTTTTCTAGAAGTATTTCATAAAGTTGACTAACAGATCACTGTTCAAGTCCTAtttaaacaaaggaaaattgaaaaaaggaaatcaaaaaatattttaggtaccTTGTTCTTTACGGCCGTAACGTCCGAGTCCGACCATCGGCGCACTGGATTTAGTTTTACGGATCAGTAGTTCAAAATGACCCATGATGTCGTATCAAAACCGGTTTTGTTTCTGTTCAAGTTTTGCCATATGAAcaggaaataaaaaataaaaaataaacttcggTGAGCAATATATAATCACAATAGAGGAGTGTTTAGGGCTGGTTTTAATGTTGCTGTTGATTTTTTTACGTTAGTTTTCGATCGATAAACATTGTGAAATAATTCTTAAAGGATGACACACgatagaccgggccggggccgggccggagcttccggagcttcgttttctatggaaagcaccacgtgatcacctatcAGTCGTCATAAAAAATGACATAATGGACGCCTGGGCcccggcccggcccggtctagcgtgagtcatctttAATTGGTTAATTGATGTTTTTCCTTGTCAGGCAGAGACTTCCTTAAATCGGTTAAATTaagcttgttttattttaagtaatatgtatttaaatgaaaactatGTTGTAAAAGTAAGGCTTTATTAATTATGTTGCTTAAATACATTACCTATTAAACAGAAATAGTGatacaatgtatttaaattcaaattattcTAGGCTCAAGGTACGTAGGTACCGTGATTTTTATCTAATTGAAATtagtaatgtattttatttgcttAACTAAATTCAATACGTACACGAAATACAATATAggaataaataatgaataatgataaaCTACccagtattaaatatatttaacgaTTTAACTCACGTATTTCTAGCCACTTGCGTCACATCAATTTTCTATATTGGAAACGGTAGACGTTAACAGCGTGCGAGTAATTACAAATATATCAGTTAAACCgttaaattaattgaatgtttaataatacttaaataaagttaatgttGATTACATTCAATATACTTTAAACTTAAAACGTATGTACCTAGCTAGTTACggacaaaaaaaatacagtttcacaaaaagtggtactttacGTGGTTGTTTAGCTTTCGCAATGTTCGTTTTTGCGACCTAGTGCttattacttttccatttttattttatttattttttacataatccGGAGCCCTAAAAAGGTGGTTTTAGTCTACGCACAAAGTTTTGAAAGAGCCAGGCATGCCGGAATACTCTTCATTGAATGAAGCTTTTAATCTTTGGGATTCAATAGTCACAGCTGTGTCCAAACGTTTGATACGCGCCTGGTTCGATTCGGTGCAGAGTTCCTTGAAGAATTCATCTGTAATAAGcaagtaaaatttaaataatcgtaAAGTAGGTAAAGGTTTTCTACTCGTACTATGAGCATTAACATGTATAAAGTTATGTAATAAGTTTCATTAAATATCATTACCACTGCGATCAAACATTTATCAACCGATCAAGATTTTTTAAagccaatattaaaataaaaccggtttttcgtaacaaataaaaatgaatacttatgtATACCTTGTTTTCAAATTGCATTCAATTAAACTCCATTTTATAGATGATTGTTGAAAAATCCGTAATTTACTTCCTACAAAGCGTGGAAAAGACAAAAGGACGGTTTTTATggactataattatttttaattgacacTTGGTGGTTATAACTAGGACAACGTATCGTCTTACCGAGTAATAAacttttcaattatttatacaataaaacaaaactatatAGTACCTACATCTTATCCTTGTTCAAttggattttttatttagtaaagTATCGGGGCTAAATAGTCTTAGTAACTTTTGTccgaaatgatttttttcatagacttcattcaaataaaaaataatagaatagagAAGACTAAAAATGTAGGGAGTGGCGTAAtttacttagcgccacttgccgttaacccagtgtgaaattgtactgataaccatggtaactccaggtttaaccggttaaccccgggttagcgaATGGTGCAAGTGCATTTAAATTACATAGTTCAATACTAACTTCTGAATGTATTTTTCTAAAACAACTCTATTATGTTAATTTATTGATAGGTTTTCTAAATGATGTGCTTTTTAGTACCACGTACGGTCAGCaacaaatagatagtgacgacTGGCCAACCATAACGTAACCCTAACCCACCTTTGTTACATTAGAAATAAGAATGCATTCGGATATAATCGGCAGCTTTGGCCGTCACTGCCAATTTGATGCAGTCGTTTGTAGATCACGCCAAAAGAAACTTATATTGTATAGAAATAATGACGTcacgtttaaatgaaactgtCATCaggatatatttttgaaattacagttcatatattttttaaagtaaagcATAGCCAGAAAAAAAAGTTACCAACCACTTATTTCATTCACAGTCTTTTTGTATTCCCCGCCAATTTCTACTGGTAGTACAGATTTGTCTATAACTTGGCAGATGGTCTCATAGGAATTATGCACGTGTATCCGCTTGTTCAACTTGTCACTCAAGCACTTTCGTAATAGCGTCATAAGTCCATCTAGGACTTTATTCGAAAATATGAAGTGAAGCGATTTACATCTGCTGCCAAAAGTTTGCTAAAAAGAAACATGAATTTATTATAATTCCAGGTTCTGGtcaataataagtacctatttgagTAGATGAGTATATTATAGTACATGTTTTATAGAACtcatgaaaatatatattttcattttgtcATAATTATTAGGCTCGCGAGTCGCGTGTGAGATGCAATTTGTAAGTCGTGTCAAAATCGTAATAGCATACAATAtcaaaacttttacaaattgTAAAATCTTAATTACGCTCTGGGCCAATGATGGTCATGTTTGACTGGCTTGATATAATACTGCACTGCACACATCTCGTTATTGCATCGCAGATAAAATTatctatagtccgacaagaaattgtagaaaataatttaaagtgccactttctacgtaactgtcacatttttgatgtAGAATGTTTAAACATGACAACAatttaatatggattttttttagttccatttaatttaatttctactatattACGTCGAACTATACTGACAATAAATTTGTTGTAACAAACAGATTCTCTTTATACTGAAGAACTGACCGAACTCTTCCCAACTAGCAAATTATGTCGAATAAGCTTCACTCTTTCGACTATTAAGTCGAAAAACAGTCGTATGAAAGATCTCTCGTTATCAAAAAGCCGTATAAAAGCAACTCTCTCGACTGTTTAGCATTGAACGCTTTTTTGTCGCATAAACTTGTCGAGTAAACGTGCTCTCGACCAACTGATATCGCTTTTACTCGATAATTGTATAAAGGTATCTCTCGATCGCGTTCTTGCGACTGATATGTCGTAAGAAGGTTGTATAAAAGTATTCAAATTGCTAATTTATCATCAAAACAGCTTTTATAGCGCCATCTTTCGACATTCAGTTCTGACAGCAGAATTGTTGAGTAAAGGCGGTTCATTCAACCAAATAATCGTATAATGGCTGTCTGCAAGACTTTCTTTCGACTTGAATATTGAGGTTGAGAAAAGGCTGTTTTGACGGCTATCATTCAGCTGAATTGTTGAGTAAAAGCGGTTCATTTAACCAAATAGTCGTATAATGGCTGTCTGCAAGACTTTCTTTCGACTTGAATATTGAGGTTGAGAAAAGGCTGTTTTGACGGCTATCATTCAGCTGAATAGTCGAATGAAAGCTATTTGAAATCTTTTACAACATTTAATCGCCATTTTGTTGATGATAACAATAAAAACCGCGTTGGCTTTAGTTCAATTTATAATGGATTACAACaggtggaaaaaaattaaaagcagTGGTGGTTTCCGACCTaaagtttataaattgtatactcGTATGATAGACCATACAACAGCGACATTGGGTGCAGCCGCGGGTGAAGTGCCATCAAAAAAATTTAACGAGGGTTCAGTAGAAAATATTCTCGATATTCCTGAACATGATTTCTGGAGCGTCTACTAGTTCTTGTACCGGAAATATACCCATTAATCAAGACTCGGATCCTAATATTGAAAATAGTGATAATGGCAGTGAGAAATCGGTTCGgacggagtacgtcactttcggagtatgtcactttctgagttcgtcactttcaaagtacgtcactttcggagtacgtcactttctgagtatgttaCTTTCTGACAAAGTGACTGACTTCtgagaaagtgacatactcagaaagtgacgtactccgaaagtgacctactcagaaagtgacgaactccaatagtgacctactcagaaagtgGCGAACTCCAaaagtgacctactcagaaagtgatctactcagaaagtgatatactcagaaagtgacgtactccgaaagtgacgtactccgaaagtgacgtactccgaaagtgacctactcagaaagtgatcTACTCAGAAAGTtacgtactccgaaagtgacgttttcagaaagtgacatactcagaaagtgacgaactccaaaagtgacctactcagaaagtgacatactcagaaagtgacgtactccgaaagtgacgtactcagaaagtgacatactcagaaagtgactcCGCCCGAACCGAGAAATCTGAGTTTGAAATCAGACGGTCCCCGCCCAGTACGGACTGGATAATAATGGTTTTACTTTTAACATTCACCCTAAAGACCCCTAAACTAACACAAAATGTCGCTACTTACGTTGAAAAAAGGTATTCTCAAAAAATCTATCTTTCGACTAAAAAGCTGAAAGAAGGCTTTTAGGATGACAAGTGAGATGACAAAATGGCGAATtcatattaacttttaaattaatattatttctgaCTAATATTCCATTGAATAATCTTGCGGCccatgaaaattttaactaacatTTAAGAAATGTAGACGAAAAATTTAATTCCGCACGTTTTAAGTAAGACCTACGACTTAGTGTCGTCAAAGTTACCTAATATCATTATGGCTGGcgtaaaatttaacaaaggtatgttgtgttattttacttttattttctgtcaCTCCAATTAAATTTGACAACCCGGCCGTCACGCGGTAGCTATTTTACGATAAATAAGTTGAATGAAAGAGATTCTGATGACTATCTTACGATAAATAAGTCGAGTGATTGCAACCGCGCTGCTATCTTACGATTAATAAGTCGAATGAAAGCGATTCTGATGactatcttttaaatatttggcTATTCAATGACACTCTTACGATATTCTTTCAACTGAAAAGCTGAAAGAAGTGCGCCCAAATCGCGTCGAGAGAACGTCGTCGGATCCTTTTTTCGACCATTTACACAGCTATCTCTCGACCAAATAGCTGAAAGAGAAACGTAATGGTGCCTTTCTTACGACATAATTTGCTAGTTGGGTTGATACTGAGAATTTTTGGCTTTTGAACATATCATAGAggatttatatataaataaagttagTTACTTACCATAAGCATCATAATGCCTTTGTGCGTGTCAGAATAACTTAATGTGCTCAACATACTAAAGCTATACTCTCTCAGGTCGATAATGCATTCAATACCCGCGCTATAGTCGTTGTAGAGACTGTACTGAAAGATCTGCAAGaatttccatatttaaataatgtgcAAATGGTAAGTCGGTGCCCTAACATAAGTATTCACTTTTCTATTTAATTAGTATGGCGTCGTGggtacttaagttggggcaccgTCCGTACATAGTAGTTTTAACTAGAATATCTGCGAGCAATAGGTACCTGAAATCCGTAACTGTCAAGTGTAAATAGATGATAAAGGGAAATAGTCTTAACATTTATTTGACAACAATTCATTAAGTACCATGAAAaaggtatttattataaaattaaatttagagaACACCAATTATCAACGTTTAAGATAagaaaaaactgttttcacaCATGATTATTAGTCCTCAACATGTCATATTATAACGATGAAAGCGATTTTTATGAAAGCCACCCTGTCCTATCCAATCTGTTTCCTAAAAAGCAAAGCAGCTTTTCACAAtggtattttgtgcaacaggtatacctacataatgCATGCATTTaggatgctgatggggctgccgcgctacTGCAGTGCTTCAGGTATGTTCACGGAGTCCAGAAGAGCTAAGATGGCcagctctttatcatttgtcaccatgcctgtcacgttctaacaagtatgtaagtgcgaaagtgacgcatgacatgacaggtgatgaAAAGGCGACCATGATACTGCTGCAGGACAGAGGGCTTTCATGCCATTATGCGTAAACGTGCGGCATCCCTGATGCGACGCGTGTGCGCCAACCCCAACAGCCTCCTACGTGTTAGCCAGCAGGCTGGATTGCCCGTTCCAGCGACATTGGATGAAATTACATGTCCGGGGACAGCGGGCAATCTAGACTGCGCAGTTAGGATAGGtaattagtttttgttttagcCTTAAGTAAAACTAA
This window encodes:
- the LOC134750350 gene encoding uncharacterized protein LOC134750350 yields the protein MENLPSTPVLEFNPNQLHEVRILNGYEDAKQMSEAVDALDDWVKKQNHFAFKDFDREYLEGLIVNNKGSIERAKQRLDRTCTLRNLMPELMCNIDILNEFQNLRKILHICMLPKPTKDNYRVVYESFIKPDDSYNILHTFRYTYWIFQYSLYNDYSAGIECIIDLREYSFSMLSTLSYSDTHKGIMMLMQTFGSRCKSLHFIFSNKVLDGLMTLLRKCLSDKLNKRIHVHNSYETICQVIDKSVLPVEIGGEYKKTVNEISDEFFKELCTESNQARIKRLDTAVTIESQRLKASFNEEYSGMPGSFKTLCVDDLNSDLVYKTLRFLHFFQMEQISIFPYSDEERKIVLKEFGFTESGIKEDVEAIRDWFQRQPHLVEAGIDSEVIVKMLIMAKGSREKVKSKINKFYKYRGMSPDLIHSRIEVLTGNQDLFTFYRQAISTKLYEGKRITTLKFVDPNSSSFRIEEIFRNSYMVGDLRLKYDYMLGDIWLLDLKNITLGHFLRINPMVVQRASQMFQEGSGFRVFSIHVLNVPTIGRQIYNLFKQFIKPKLLERLMVHETLEELHKVLPKMYLPKDYGGEENSMDEFKELYQKEFRSGKTLQYLLDGCKKVSDEKKRPGDNGNEELAGTFKKLNLD